Genomic DNA from Microbacterium neungamense:
CCGGAGAGGCCGAGGCTGCGCTGGCTGCGCACTTTCATGTAGTCGTCGATGAAGCCGACGACCCCGAAGCCGAGCATGAGCCAGAGCACGAGGATCGCGGACAGCGCCGGCGTGCTGCCGCCGACGAAGACGCCCACGAGGTAGCCGACGATGGTGCCGAGAATGAAGATGAGGCCGCCCATGGTGGGGGTGCCGCGCTTGGCGCCGTGGCTCGGGTTGGCGATGTCCTCAGGGGTGCGGATCACCTGCCCCCAGCCGAGCCTGCGGAACAGCTTCAGGAAGACGGGGGTCAGAAAGAGCGAGAAGGCGAGGGAGATCGCCGTCGCCATAAGCAGAGACCTCACGAGAACAATTCTCCCAGACGATCGCCGAGGTGCCGGAGCCCGACGGAGTTGGAGGACTTCACCAGCACCCGGTCGCCGTCGCGCAGCTCGGCCCGGAGGTACTCGAATGCTGCGTCCTGGTCGGGCAGGTGGACGGCCTCGCCGTCCCAGGAGCCCTCGCCGACGGCGGCGAGGTAGAGGCGGCGGGCCTCGGGGCCCACGACGACGATCCGCTGGATGTTCAGGCGCACCGCGAGCAGCCCGATCCGGTCGTGCTCCTCCCCGGCGGCGTCCCCCAGCTCGCTCATCGCGCCGAGCACGGCGACCGTGCGCTCCCCCGGCCCGGTGATCTGGGCGAGGGTGCGCAGCGCCGCCGCCATGGAGTCCGGGCTGGCGTTGTAGGCGTCGTTGATGATGCGCACCCGGTCGTTGCCCATCGGCTGCATCCGCCAGCGTTCGGCCAGCTCGACCGTCTCCAGGCGCGCGATGGCATCCGCGGCGGGGACGCCGAGCACCCCGGCCGCGGCGATCGCCGCAAGGGCGTTCGCCACATGATGGGCGCCGAGCACCTGCAACCGCAGCGGCAGGCGCTCGCCCGCCGTCTCGACGACGCAGGACGTGCCGGATGCCGTCACCTCGATGTCGCGGGCGCGCACGTCGGCGGCGGGTCCCTGCCCGAATCCGACGACGGTCATGCCCCGCTCCTCGGCGATCGCGCGCATGGCGGCGACGCGGGGGTCGTCCAGGTTGAGCACGGCCGTGCCGCCCGGGCGGGCGGACCGCACGAGCTCGGACTTCGCCTTCGCGGTCAGCTCGATGCCGCCGAACCCGCCGGCGTGCGCCAGGCCGACCATGAGCACCACGGCGACATCGGGCTCGACCAGGCCGGCGAGGCGGGCGATGCTGCCGGGGCCGGCGGCGCCGAACTCGCTGACCAGGAAGCGCGTCGTGGGCGTCACCCGCAGCATCGTCAGCGGGGCGCCGACCTCGTTGTTGTAGGACTTGATCGGTGCGACGGTCTCTCCCTCGTCCTGCAGGATGCGGGCGAGGAAGTTCTTGGTCGTGGTCTTGCCGTTGGATCCGGTGATGCCGACGATCCGCAGGTCGCCCTGCGCGCGGACCCGCGCGACGACGGCCCGGGCGAGGTCGGCGAGGGCGGCGACGGCATCCGGCACGACGATCTGCGACACGTCGGCGTCGACGGGGCGCTCGACGACCGCGAGGACCGCGCCGGCGGCGGCCGCTTCGGGGACGAACCGGTGGCCGTCGGTGGTCTCCCCCGGCTTGGCGACGAAGATCGCGCCGGGGACCATCGTGCGGGAATCGGTGTCGACGGGACCGTCGACCACCGTCTCAGGGGTGTCTCCGGCCGTGGGGCGCAGCTCACCGCCGAGGATGGCGGCGATCTCGGCGAGCGACAGGGCGATCATCGTGTCTCCATGCGCGGCGGAGGGCCGGCTCAATCGAATTTGGGAAGCGGTTCGTCCATCGGCTGCGAGGACGGGGCGATCCGGTAGGTCTTCAGCACCTGGGTCATCGCCTTCTGGAAGGCCGACGCGGTCGCCGCGGAAGACCTCAGCCTAGTCGGCTCGTCCATGCTCACCACGACGATGTACTTCGGATCCTCGATCGGCGCCATGCCGACCATGCTGGTGTAGTACACCCCGGCCTTGTATCCGCCGTTGCCGTCGGTCTTCTGCGCGGTGCCGGTCTTCAGCCCGACCCGGTACCCCGGGATCTGCACCTGCTCGTTCAGACCGCCCTGGACGGCCACGTTCTCCAGCATCCGCCGCAGCTGAGCCGCGGTGTCGGCGGAGACGACCCGCTCGCGACCGGGATCGGCGGCCTCCGTGACGGTTCCGTCGGCACCGGTGCACGACTCGACGAGGGACAGGTCGATCTTCTCGCCGTCATTGGCGAGAGCCTGGTACGCGCCGGCGAGCTGCGCCATCGTGATCGTGTAGGCGCCCTGCCCGAAGGTGCTGGTGTAGAGGGTCTGGTTGTCCCAGCGGAGCGGGTCGGTGAGCATCCCCTCCTCCTCGAAGGGGAAGCCGACCGCGGTGGGCCGGCCGACCCCGAACCGCTCCAGGTACTCGCCGCGCACCTCGGGCGCCACCATGGTGCCGAACTTGGACATCGACACGTTGGACGAGTCGATGAGCGCCCCGGCCAGCGTGTACTGAGAGACGCCGTGGCGGAAGGGGTCGTTGATGACCGCGCCGTTCGGGAAGACCTCGCGGTCGGCGGCCGACACCGTCGACAGCGGCGTGGCGGCGCCCTGGTCGATGAGAGCGGCGGCCGTGATCGCCTTGAACGTCGAACCGGGCTCGTACGCGTCGGAGAAAATCTGCGACCTCCAGTGCGCCGGGTCGACCGCCTCGATGTCGTTCGGGTCGACCGCGGGGTACTCCGCGGCGGCGCGGATCTTGCCGGTCTCCGCCTCGACGACGGTGACGGTCGCGCCCTTCGCGCCCTGCAGCTGCGCCTCCTCGGCGATCATCTGCTGCAGGTACCAGTTCAGGTCGCTGTCGATCGTGAGCTTCACCGTGCCGCCGTCGACCGCGGGCGTGACGCGCTCGCTTCCAGGGATGATCACCCCGTCCTTGCCGCGAAGGAACGACCGCTCGCCGTTGGTGGGCGCCAGGCATTCGGCCTCGAGGCGCTCGACGCCGTACTGCGCCTCGCCCTCCCCGTTCAGGAAGCCGATCATGTTCCCCGCGACCGCGCCGTTCGGGTACACCCGCACCGAGCGGGGCGGCATGTGCAGGTAGGGCAGGCCGAGCTCGCGCAGATCGAGGTACTGCTGCGTGGACAGGCCGCGGGCCAGCTGCACCCAGCGCGACTGCGGGTTGGCGACGAGCGCGTCCGCGACGAGCGCGCGCACCTCGTCGCCGCTCTTGCCGATGACGTCGGCGATC
This window encodes:
- a CDS encoding UDP-N-acetylmuramoyl-tripeptide--D-alanyl-D-alanine ligase — its product is MIALSLAEIAAILGGELRPTAGDTPETVVDGPVDTDSRTMVPGAIFVAKPGETTDGHRFVPEAAAAGAVLAVVERPVDADVSQIVVPDAVAALADLARAVVARVRAQGDLRIVGITGSNGKTTTKNFLARILQDEGETVAPIKSYNNEVGAPLTMLRVTPTTRFLVSEFGAAGPGSIARLAGLVEPDVAVVLMVGLAHAGGFGGIELTAKAKSELVRSARPGGTAVLNLDDPRVAAMRAIAEERGMTVVGFGQGPAADVRARDIEVTASGTSCVVETAGERLPLRLQVLGAHHVANALAAIAAAGVLGVPAADAIARLETVELAERWRMQPMGNDRVRIINDAYNASPDSMAAALRTLAQITGPGERTVAVLGAMSELGDAAGEEHDRIGLLAVRLNIQRIVVVGPEARRLYLAAVGEGSWDGEAVHLPDQDAAFEYLRAELRDGDRVLVKSSNSVGLRHLGDRLGELFS
- a CDS encoding peptidoglycan D,D-transpeptidase FtsI family protein, encoding MTTRATRGPRRRTVAALAVILAVLSAFIVRLVDIQVVRADEHVADSLSVGQLGSTQTIAGARGDIVDEKGTVLASSAFVYDAELDPLVITQLEEDEEHRPDLPWAEASDRIADVIGKSGDEVRALVADALVANPQSRWVQLARGLSTQQYLDLRELGLPYLHMPPRSVRVYPNGAVAGNMIGFLNGEGEAQYGVERLEAECLAPTNGERSFLRGKDGVIIPGSERVTPAVDGGTVKLTIDSDLNWYLQQMIAEEAQLQGAKGATVTVVEAETGKIRAAAEYPAVDPNDIEAVDPAHWRSQIFSDAYEPGSTFKAITAAALIDQGAATPLSTVSAADREVFPNGAVINDPFRHGVSQYTLAGALIDSSNVSMSKFGTMVAPEVRGEYLERFGVGRPTAVGFPFEEEGMLTDPLRWDNQTLYTSTFGQGAYTITMAQLAGAYQALANDGEKIDLSLVESCTGADGTVTEAADPGRERVVSADTAAQLRRMLENVAVQGGLNEQVQIPGYRVGLKTGTAQKTDGNGGYKAGVYYTSMVGMAPIEDPKYIVVVSMDEPTRLRSSAATASAFQKAMTQVLKTYRIAPSSQPMDEPLPKFD